The stretch of DNA CGCCTCTTTGGTTGTATCAATGAATTTACCACTAAGGGCTTCTTTAGGTGCATAAGCAACAGAGTGAACGACAAAATCGATCTTTCCAAAATCTTTTTCCAATGAAGCAGTCAGTGCCTCTAAGTGTGCAGGATTATTGATGTCAAGCTCATACACTTTATCACTGCCAAACTCTTCAGCGATAGGACGAACTCTTTTTTCCAACTGCTCATTCAAGTACGTAAATGCCAACTCTGCACCTTGTTCTTTACACGCTTTTGCAATTCCATACGCAATAGATTTATTATTAGCAATACCTACGATAAGACCTCTTTTACCTTTCATGACCATACCCAAACTCCTTATTTTTTTACAGTATCCGCAATGCGAATCATCTCGCAAAACGCTTTTTCATTCCAACTTGCCGTTCCTACTAAAACACCATCACATGCTTTTACATGTAAAATAGCGTCTATATTATCAACCTTTACACTACCACCGTATAACAAAGGTGCGCAAAGTTTTTCACGAAGCCTTGTTAAGACCTCTTCAATGTCTTCTAAACTAGCGCTCAAGCCTGTGCCAATCGCCCAAACAGGCTCGTATGCAATAACAAGCTTGTCATAATTAATATCAATCCCCTCAAACTGTTCCCACAAATAGCTCATGACAGCATCAATGCCTTGGACTCGAATTTCAGCAGGCTCACCAATGCAATAGATAATTTCTACTTCACGCGCTTTAGCAAAATCGTATTTACCCGCAATAAAACTTTGAGACTCTTTGAGAATATGACGTCTCTCACTATGTCCAATTAGCACCGTATCAATGCCAAATTCCTCAAGCTGTTCAAAGCCGATTTCACCCGTATAGGAACCACTCTGTACAGGATAAAAGTTTTGCGCACCTACTTTGAGGTTGCTTACCTCATCAAAACGATCAAGCGCTGTGAAAGGTGCGAAAATACGCACCTGCTGCTCACTTTTTGTGTTTGAAATAAAGGCTTGAATCTCTTTGATAAAAGCCTTAGCAGAGCCTCTCGTGTAGTTTGTTTTGAAGTTTGAAGCAATAATCATGCTTATGCAATCTCACTTTTTCCAAGGACTTTAACGCCAGGAAGCTCTTTACCTTCGATAAGCTCTAAGCTAGCCCCTCCACCTGTAGAGATGAACGTCATCTCATCAGCATCACCTGCACGCGCAACCACGTCAGCCGTATCTCCACCACCTACAACGGTTGTTGCATGCGCTTGTGCGATGTCATGTGACATTTTAAAACTACCTTTTGAGAATTTTTCAAGCTCAAATACACCCATTGGTCCATTCCAAAGAATCGTTTGAGCATCTGTTAATGCTTCTCTAAACAACCTCGATGTTGCAGGTCCAATATCAAGTCCCATCCATCCTTTAGGAATCTCTTGAACGGTAACAAATTTAATCGTTGCATCTTGAGAACATGTTTGTGCAGCAACAACATCGACAGGAAGATAGAGTTTAACACCCAGTCGTTTTGCCTCTTCCATAACACGGTTAGCTTCATCAATCAACTCATCTTCAACCAAAGAGTTACCAATGTCAAGACCTTGCGCTTTTAAGAAGGTAAATGCCATACCACCACCGATGACCAGTTTGTCAACGCGAGGAAGAAGATTGACCAGCGCTTGGAGTTTTCCACTCACTTTGCTACCACCCACAACGGCTACAAATGGGCGTGTAGGGCGACGAAGAAGGTTTTTAGAAAACTCAACCTCTTTTTGGAGTAAAAATCCAGCGGCTGAACTTTTTTCATTGAAATAGTGTGTAATCGCCTCAACCGAAGCGTGGGCTCTGTGGCAAACACCAAATGCGTCGTTAATATACACTTCCGCCATATCGGCTAACGCTTTTGCAAACTCTTCATCATTGGCTGTTTCACCCTTGCAGAAACGAAGGTTTTCTAAGAGTAAAATCTCTCCTTGTTGCAAAGCCGCCGCTTTTTCGTTGGCATCTTTTCCGATGACATCTGTGCTCAAAATAACCTCTTTATCTAAAAGACGTTTGAGTCTCATCTGTACGGGTGCAAGAGAGTACTTCTCATCAACTGCCCCTTTTGGACGACCCAAATGGCTTGCTAAAATAACAGCGCAACCATGATCTAAACAGTAACGAATGGTAGGAATGGCTGAACGCACACGTCTGTCATCTGTGATATTGGCAAACTCATCCAAAGGCACATTAAAATCACAACGAATAAAAACTTTTTTACCAGCAATATCCAAATCTCTAATAGAGCGAATCATTCTCTGTCCTTTTTATTTACTTACATGTAAAGCCATGTCAACCAAACGAGTTGAGTAACCCCACTCATTGTCATACCATGCCATTACTTTAATCATATCTCCACCAATCACTTGTGTGAGGTCTAATGCCACAATAGAACTCCAAGAGCTGGTTACGAAATCTTGTGAAACTCTTTGTTCAACATCAACCTCTAAAATCCCTTTTAAAGCCCCTGTTGCATTTTGAGCAAAAAGAGCATTGACCTCTTCTTTGGTTGTCGCTTTTTTAACAACAACATTAAGGTCAACCATAGAGACGTTAGGTGTTGGGACACGTATACTTTGTCCATGTAGACGTCCTTTAAGGTGTGGAAGAACTAAACCAATGGCTTTTGCAGCCCCTGTGGTGGTTGGGATCATATTGATCGCAGCAGCACGAGCACGGCGTAAATCTTTACTGTGTTTAACATCTAAAATATTTTGATCGTTTGTATAGGAGTGAACGGTTGTCATCAAACCTTTGTCAATGCCAAAGGCATCATCCAAAATTTTAGCGACAGGTCCTAAACAGTTTGTCGTACAACTAGCGTTGGAAACAATCGCCTCTCCAGCGTAGGTATGCTCATTCACACCGATAACAAAAGTTGGTGTATCGTCTTTTGCAGGAGCTGACATGACAACTCTTTTAATACCATTGTCAATAAAAACTTGTGTATCTTTTTGTGTTAAAAGAGCGCCTGTACATTCAAGGACAACATCAACACCATAGTCTGCAAAATTTAAAGCTTTGGGATCACGGGTTGAAAACATTTTAACTTTTGCTTTTCCCATTTGCATATAATCATTTTCTAATAACTCAACTGTTCCAGGGAAAATACCATGTACGCTATCGTATTTGAGTAATTGTTTTGTCATAGAACGATCTGCCGTATCGTTGACACAAACCAACTCAACATCATCTCGTGAATCAATAATTCTTGCAACGCATCTTCCAATGCGACCAAATCCATTTATAGCAATTTTGAGTGCCATAGGTATTCCTTTTGATATAATAGTCGTTTTAGTCCATTTGCTTTTTATAGAAAAGCGAATTATTTTAGCAAAAATGATGTATAAAAAAGTTTAAAGTCCACGGAGTCCTAAAGTTGAACATAGCTATCTTTGGAGGATCTTTTGATCCTCCACACACTGGGCATGAGCTCATTGTCAAAAAAGCCCTTGAAATTCTAGACATCGACAAGCTTTTAGTCGTAACTACTTACCTTAGCCCTTTTAAAGAGAGCTTTTGTGCTCCAGCACCTATGCGACAAGCATGGCTTGCAAAAATGTTTCAAAATATGGAAAAGGTCGAAATTTTTTCGTATGAATGTGATCAAAAAAGACAAGTTCCAACCATTGAAACTATTTTACATGTAAAGAGTCTCTATCCAGAGGCAAAACTCTTTTTGATTGTTGGAAGTGACAGTTTTTCAGCACTTCCTAAATGGAACCGTTATGATGAGCTTTGTAAACTTGTTGAATTTGTCGTCGCACCAAGAGGAGAGTTTACACCTCCAAAAGACTTGAAAATTTTACCAATTAATGTTAATATCAGTTCTTCAAAGCTTCGCTCATTTTTGGATAGAAGATTTATCCCAAAAGCCATAGAAAATGAAGTGATAGCGTTTTACACAAGGAATCCAATGGATAATAGAATTGAAAGAATCGTAACTGCTCTAAGCGACAAAAAAGCAGAAGATATACAAGTATTTGATATGACAGGCAAAGACTATTTTGTAAACACGGTTGTTATTGCAACCACAATGGGTGAGAGACACGGGCTTTCGCTTTTAGATCATCTTAAAACCGAACTTAAAGGTGCGGGTGAAAGCTTTTTACATGTAGATGCTGATGAGAACTGGACGGTCATTGACATGGGGGATATTCTTATTCACCTTATGACGCCTGCCTATCGTGTCAAATATAATTTAGAACTCTTCCTCAAAGAGAGAGAAGATGAGATGAAAAGAGTAAGAGGCGTAGAATAAATTTATCAATACGCCTTCCTAGTTTGACTAAGAAGGCGTGACTTTATTAAAGCTTCGCGTCTGGTTTAGGTGTTTTTTCACTGCTTTCTGGGAGCTGTGGATAAACAATCTCAGGCTTTCGACCCTTCAACGCTTTCAAGAATGTTTCAATTTTTGTACTATCCGCATCACTAATATTAATTCCTAGCTGCGTACTTCCCATCTCTTTAACCGCATCTTTAAGTGTCCAAATAGCACCGTTGTGGAAATATGGTGCCGTCTCAGTGATATTTCGGAGTGTTGGCGTTTTGACCATACCATTTTTATCACCTTTAAAATCACCTACTTGAGCAAATTTGTATTTACCCGCTACTTGGAATGGTTGCATTGTACCGCCTAAAGCAATACCATTATGGCAACTTGCACATCCTTTGTCTATAAATACTTCAAGTCCCTCTTTTTCTGCTTTTGAAAGCGCATTATCATTGCCGTTGATAAAATCATCAAATCGCGATGGCGTAACCAATGTTTTTTCAAAAATCGCAATTGTAGAAGTGATTTTCTCAAAACTGATTTTTACAGTATCGCCATATGCTCCTTTAAAGAGTTCCACATACTCAGGAATAGAGTTAATGCGCTCTTCAACCAATTTTGGAGGTGCTGCCATCTCTGGACCTGCTTGCACAGGACCTTGTGCTTGGTCTGCTAAATGTGGGCTTCTACCATCCCAAAATTGTGCTTTAAAAAAGGCGGAGTTATACACTGTTGGAGAGTTTAGATGATGAGGGTTTGCAGTCCAGCCATGACCAATAGCTGCGCTAATGCCATCTGTTCCACCTGTTGCTAGATTGTGACACGTATTACAACTAATAATTGAGCTTTTTGACATACGCGGATCAAAATAGAGTTTTTTGCCCAGTTCTACTTTAGCTTCTGTGATTGGATCCTTAGGATCATCAATTAATTTTAAAATTTCCAACTGACTTGCAGGAATCGCCTCAATACCATTTTGCTTGACCTTGTCAATCAAACCGTTTGCCCCAAATAACACGGTTGTACTTAATGCACAAAGACTTAATGCCTTAGAAATTTGCATTTCCACTCCTTTTTTAGATGTGAAGAAATTATATGGATATTTATCTTAAATAGTAATTAATCTTATTTGGAATTATTTATCATTATTTTTTATAAATAAATAGGATAGTTAATATCTTATTAAGTTCTGCTCCTATAAAATTTTATATTACATGTAAAGGTAGTATTTAATGGATCGCTTCAAAGATGTTTTAAAAGCAAGCAACCTCAAATCAACACACCAAAGGCTTGCTATTTTAGATTCAATCGACCATTTTGGGCATATTGACATCGATTCACTTTACGATGCCATTTTCAAAAAATACCCTACGATGTCCAAAGCAACACTTTACCGCAACATTAATGACCTTATCTCTTTCCACATTTTAGAAGAGGTAAAGCTTCCTCATCAAAAACAACAATACGAAATCAAAAAAGTTCCGCATATTCACCTTTTATGCTCAGCTTGCGGTAGCGTGGAAGATATGTTTGTAGAAACGAAACCACTTTTAGAGACTATCTCTTCTCAAAGTGGTTTTCATATTAGCAATAGCTTTATTGTCATTAATGGTATATGTAAAACATGTTCTGCACAAATTGTTACCACATTGTAATTTTATTAGTATTATAAGTTCTCACTTTTAATTATAAAAATATATTATTAAGCTCTTCTTTTCTATACTATTATGTGTCTATATAAAAAACATAAGGCTTACTAAATAAACAAATGAAGATTATTTTATTGATTGCATGTTGCGCCAGTCTGCTTTTATCTGACACACTCGATTCTTTACTTCAAGAATATAAAACAACTTCCGATAACTCATTGCAAACTGTCAATGAAAAAATTGGACATGTGGTTATTTATTCACAAAAAGAAATTCGATTGATGCAATACACCAAGCTCAACGATATTTTAAAAGAACTTCCTCTCTTTAACATTAATACAAACCAATTTGGACTTACAAACTACTCATTAACAGGCTCCAAAACAACTACGAGTGGTTTTTTTAGATTTTTCATTAATGACCATGAAATTAGCTCAGGCTACGATCAATCCACATCGTTATCATGGGGTGACTTGCCTCTTGATTTTGTCGATCACGTCGAAATCTATTACGGCGAGAGCTCTTTTTCGTTTGGCAATGAAACGGGTATCTATTTTGTGCGCATTTACACTAAATCCGCACTCAAAGAGAATAGCTCTGAAATCAATAGCTGGATTACATCCAAAGGCTCCAACTCTCAAAGTTTCACAAATTCTACTAGCTTTGAGAATGGCTGGTCCTACTTAATGTTTCTCAATCAAGAGAAAATCAAACAAACAACCATTTACAATAACCAAAAACTTAATAGTAATGGCACGAAGCACTATGGATACATAGATGTTAGCAATGAGACAACCAAAATCAATATGGGCTACACCGATGTTTCTAAAAATAATTACGCAGGTCTTGCCTTTGATGCTACTCCCGAGGGTGGGAAAAGTCTCTCCAAAGATTTTTTTATCAACTACACCCACTATTTTTTAGAAGACAAGTCACTTAAAGCCAACCTTTCAGTTGATGTCAATGATCGAAGTTATGATGAAACTGAAACCAATGCGCGAGGTATTGCCATTGTTCCATTAATCACTTTTCCCTTTGGTATTCCTAGTGGTCCTAAAAGTTATAGTGAAGATTTGCGCTTCATCAAAACGAATGCTTATCTTTCAAAATCAGTTGATATCGAAGATAATTCTTTTATCACAGCAATAAATGTTAAAAATAAAACCTATGATGTCCAAAACAGACAGAGCAATACCAATAGTGCTATAGGGCGCTTTAGCGCTTTTGATGAAGAGACTATCTCTTCATTACTTTTTCAAGACAGTTATAAACTTAGAAATGATCTTATTTTAGTGGCTAACACTAAACTTGATTATTATGACCGAAATGCGTATTTGAAGGACAGTTCAGAAACCTTACTACGCGTTGGTGCTATCTATACACCCACTGAAAATTGGGGATTTAAAAGTTTTTACACTCAAACCGCACTTACCCCTTCTTTCTATAACGTTGATTACGCTGATAAGAGCAAGCCAAAACTTAAATCGCAACAGTACCGCTTTTACACACTTGAAGGCGTTTATACAGAAGGAGATTCTAAGTTCGGCATCACGTATGATCATGTTAATATTGATGATTTCATCTATCTTACGCCAGTTGGGTTTATCAATATTGATCATACTATTACAACGAATGGCATTCTTTTTGACTACGAATACAGCTTTACGGATAGAGACAAAATCCATCTAAATTACTATACGTCAAGCCTCAGTGAGACCATCAATAACTCCACAAAAGGTGGCTATATTAAATACATGGGTGGGTATCAAAAGTTTGATTACTTTACCTCTGTTATTTATCGTAATGGCTATGACTACAAGGGCCTTAATATCCCTGATAGCTTTGATATGAGCCTTGGTGTGACGTATCATGCGACGAAAGATTTGAGTTACAGCATTAAAGCAAATAATATTCTAGATCGCTCTACACAGTCTCTTTACTTTACCAATTTAGGAACTAGTTTTTTTGCTTTAGACGATAATGATAGAAGCGTCACCTTTTCATTTAGGTGGGTATTCTGATGAAAAAAATACTCTTTCTCCTTACTTTCATCCTATCTTTTGCTGTGGCAGAACAATACACTTTTCTTGTTCAGCCTTATAACAAAGAGATTGAACTTGAAGCAAAAATTATCTCCGAGATCGCAACTTCTTCCGTGCATGAAAAAGTAACCCTTTTCATACCTCATATTTCTGATATGGAAGCTAAAATTTACTCTCAATACTTTACGCTAAGTCCAAAATGTGAAACAGCCAACTTTGTTTTTGTCAATAAAACTATTGACAATGAAACATTATGCGATAACACAAATAGACTCTTTTTTACAAATAACTATCGAAAACTTCTTGCTGATGATAAGTATTACGGAGCCCTTTTCTGGAATAAAAGTAGACCTAATATTGTCTTTATCAAAAAACGACTTGAAAAAAGAGCCATTGTTTTACCGAGAACATTTGATCAATTTGTAGAGAATTTTTAATGAGTAAAAAAAATTTTTTTAAAAATCCTTTTTATTTTATTATCCCTATTATTGCTATCACTTCGATTTTAGCATTTCTCTTAATTTCCACCATCAAGCTCGAAGAGAGTATCGAAAAAAAAATATTTGAAATTTCAACTTCAGATGTCTTTGCAATTATGCATAATAGTGCATCATCTATTCAAATGCTTTTGAAAGAGAGTAAAAATTACGAAGAGAATATCAAAAGCAATACTTTCTTACAACAGAAAATTGAAGAGAATTTAAAACTATTAATTACCCCAAATATAAAGTACGCCTACCTTTTATACAGAGATGATAGAGGTGTATTTCGATTTTTGGCAGATGCTTCCAGATATGATGAAAAAGCACTGGTTGACCAGAAATTTGATGTTGATAGCCCTGAGTGGCTGCAAATCTATACAAAAAAAGAAGCCTTGTTTATACGTCACACTATGTTACATCAACTCTCCATCAGTTATCTGATTCCCATTATGCATCAAGACGAAGTTAAGTTGGTTTTAGCGATTGACTTTTCCATACAAAAAATTGAAGAAATTAACAAAATCATCCATGTCATGCAAAATGGCATCTTGGCCGTGATGATTGTTGTTCTTATTATTTTGCTCTTCACCATTATTCAAGCTATACGTTTTCGCGCTGTCAAAAAAACAGCTTTTATCGATAAACTTACCAATGTCTATAACCGAAATTACCTTCAAAAACATGAAGATTTCATCAATCTCAATGACTATATTTTAGCAACGCTAGACATTGATTATTTTAAAAAGGTTAATGACACTTATGGACATGATGTCGGCGATAAAATCTTAAAGCAAGTTGCCAATGTTATTTTACTGACGATCAGGCATCAAGATGATATTGTGATCCGCTATGGAGGAGAAGAGTTTCTCATCTTGGCTAAAACTCGTAGAGATGACCACATTAGTGCGCTTAATGTCATTGAGAGAATTTTTCACACCATTCAAGAAAATAGATTTTACATTTCCGCTGAGGAATCTATCAAAATTACTGTCTCCATTGGCATTAACTTAGTGCCTTACAAATCAAGAACATTTTCTGAAGCCTTTAAGCTAGCAGATATCGCGCTTTACAATGCTAAGAACAAAGGCAGAGATACCATAGAGCTATATGACGAGAACGAAAATACTCAAAATGCATGTATGTCGCTCAACGAAATTAAAGAAGCCATTGAAGAGAAACGAATCCTCTGCTACTATCAGAGCATTGTTCATACTAAAACGCAAAAGATCTCGCATTATGAAGCCTTGCTTCGCATTGTGGACAAGCATGGTTCTATTATTTCACCAGACAAAATACTTCCTACCATCAAAGGTACTTTTATTTTACGAAATATCACAAAAGAAGTGTTAAAAATTTGTTATGAACAGTTGATAAATGAGCCAACTATTGCCATTAATCTCAACCTTAATCCTCATGACATTATCGATGAGTCTATTCTAACTATTTTAAAAAATTATGCACTTAATGAGAATATAGCTAACCGAATGGGGTTAGAAATTATTGAGAGTGAAGAGATAACCCATAGAGATGATGCTAAAAACAATCTTTTAATGCTCAAAAGCTTAGGCTACAAAATTTCTATCGATGACTTTGGCAGCGGGTACTCTAATTTTATCTATCTTACGGAGATTAAAACAGACTACATTAAAATTGATGGTGCCATCATTCAAAAGATATTAGATGATAAAATTTCATTTCTTCTTGTAAAAAATATTGTTGCTTTTGCAAAAGAAGCGCACATAAAAGTTATTGCAGAATATGTCAGTAATGAGATGGTTTATGAAAAGATCAAATCTTTGGGAATTGAGTACTCACAAGGATCACTTTTTTCTCTACCGATACCTTGGTCAGACAATCGAAAAATGCTCTAACATCTTTACATGTAAAGAATTTAAAACCAAGATGTTGTATCGATCTTTTTTTCAAGCTTATTTTCAAGTTCGTCGTCTAATTCATGTAAAAAATCAAACCCGCTTTTTTGCTCAACTTCATTAATTTGCACTACGTATTTTTCAAGTTGGTCATTCGCTTTTGCATTTTGAGGAACAATGAGTGCTAAAGTTTTGATCTCACCACCTTCATCAATACCGACATAAATTTTATAGAACGCATCAGGAATTTCTACAAAATAAGAGTTATTAAGTCGTTTTACTTTAGCATCAAACAGTGGTCCCGTATAAACCCAAAGCTCTTTAAATTTTGGTGCAAAAGATTCAAGTTCTAGCGTTTCAAGATGTTGCCATAGCTTTTGATTTAAAGAAGGTTTCTGAGGTGTTATATTTGTCATCAAAAAAGTCTCTTGTTGAGCCTCTTTGCCGTATTGAAGAGCAATCGCATGGTTAGGTGCCATGTGACCTCTATCATAGCCGCTATTGGTGTAATCGCTTGATGTAATCAAGCCTGCATTACGCCAGTCTGTACT from Sulfurospirillum oryzae encodes:
- the nadD gene encoding nicotinate (nicotinamide) nucleotide adenylyltransferase produces the protein MNIAIFGGSFDPPHTGHELIVKKALEILDIDKLLVVTTYLSPFKESFCAPAPMRQAWLAKMFQNMEKVEIFSYECDQKRQVPTIETILHVKSLYPEAKLFLIVGSDSFSALPKWNRYDELCKLVEFVVAPRGEFTPPKDLKILPINVNISSSKLRSFLDRRFIPKAIENEVIAFYTRNPMDNRIERIVTALSDKKAEDIQVFDMTGKDYFVNTVVIATTMGERHGLSLLDHLKTELKGAGESFLHVDADENWTVIDMGDILIHLMTPAYRVKYNLELFLKEREDEMKRVRGVE
- a CDS encoding phosphoglycerate kinase; translated protein: MIRSIRDLDIAGKKVFIRCDFNVPLDEFANITDDRRVRSAIPTIRYCLDHGCAVILASHLGRPKGAVDEKYSLAPVQMRLKRLLDKEVILSTDVIGKDANEKAAALQQGEILLLENLRFCKGETANDEEFAKALADMAEVYINDAFGVCHRAHASVEAITHYFNEKSSAAGFLLQKEVEFSKNLLRRPTRPFVAVVGGSKVSGKLQALVNLLPRVDKLVIGGGMAFTFLKAQGLDIGNSLVEDELIDEANRVMEEAKRLGVKLYLPVDVVAAQTCSQDATIKFVTVQEIPKGWMGLDIGPATSRLFREALTDAQTILWNGPMGVFELEKFSKGSFKMSHDIAQAHATTVVGGGDTADVVARAGDADEMTFISTGGGASLELIEGKELPGVKVLGKSEIA
- a CDS encoding triose-phosphate isomerase; protein product: MIIASNFKTNYTRGSAKAFIKEIQAFISNTKSEQQVRIFAPFTALDRFDEVSNLKVGAQNFYPVQSGSYTGEIGFEQLEEFGIDTVLIGHSERRHILKESQSFIAGKYDFAKAREVEIIYCIGEPAEIRVQGIDAVMSYLWEQFEGIDINYDKLVIAYEPVWAIGTGLSASLEDIEEVLTRLREKLCAPLLYGGSVKVDNIDAILHVKACDGVLVGTASWNEKAFCEMIRIADTVKK
- a CDS encoding DNA/RNA non-specific endonuclease; this translates as MNKSRFMVSFLTFLFKNPKLFLVALLLGGLSYSYEYFIARDTMVFKGVPRAIESSSDTFTRVFRNRAYMVGYSDLKGNPLWVVYKLTPPSSNAPHLKRPDNFSTDWRNAGLITSSDYTNSGYDRGHMAPNHAIALQYGKEAQQETFLMTNITPQKPSLNQKLWQHLETLELESFAPKFKELWVYTGPLFDAKVKRLNNSYFVEIPDAFYKIYVGIDEGGEIKTLALIVPQNAKANDQLEKYVVQINEVEQKSGFDFLHELDDELENKLEKKIDTTSWF
- a CDS encoding bifunctional diguanylate cyclase/phosphodiesterase, whose translation is MSKKNFFKNPFYFIIPIIAITSILAFLLISTIKLEESIEKKIFEISTSDVFAIMHNSASSIQMLLKESKNYEENIKSNTFLQQKIEENLKLLITPNIKYAYLLYRDDRGVFRFLADASRYDEKALVDQKFDVDSPEWLQIYTKKEALFIRHTMLHQLSISYLIPIMHQDEVKLVLAIDFSIQKIEEINKIIHVMQNGILAVMIVVLIILLFTIIQAIRFRAVKKTAFIDKLTNVYNRNYLQKHEDFINLNDYILATLDIDYFKKVNDTYGHDVGDKILKQVANVILLTIRHQDDIVIRYGGEEFLILAKTRRDDHISALNVIERIFHTIQENRFYISAEESIKITVSIGINLVPYKSRTFSEAFKLADIALYNAKNKGRDTIELYDENENTQNACMSLNEIKEAIEEKRILCYYQSIVHTKTQKISHYEALLRIVDKHGSIISPDKILPTIKGTFILRNITKEVLKICYEQLINEPTIAINLNLNPHDIIDESILTILKNYALNENIANRMGLEIIESEEITHRDDAKNNLLMLKSLGYKISIDDFGSGYSNFIYLTEIKTDYIKIDGAIIQKILDDKISFLLVKNIVAFAKEAHIKVIAEYVSNEMVYEKIKSLGIEYSQGSLFSLPIPWSDNRKML
- a CDS encoding Fur family transcriptional regulator, which translates into the protein MDRFKDVLKASNLKSTHQRLAILDSIDHFGHIDIDSLYDAIFKKYPTMSKATLYRNINDLISFHILEEVKLPHQKQQYEIKKVPHIHLLCSACGSVEDMFVETKPLLETISSQSGFHISNSFIVINGICKTCSAQIVTTL
- a CDS encoding TonB-dependent receptor plug domain-containing protein, translated to MKIILLIACCASLLLSDTLDSLLQEYKTTSDNSLQTVNEKIGHVVIYSQKEIRLMQYTKLNDILKELPLFNINTNQFGLTNYSLTGSKTTTSGFFRFFINDHEISSGYDQSTSLSWGDLPLDFVDHVEIYYGESSFSFGNETGIYFVRIYTKSALKENSSEINSWITSKGSNSQSFTNSTSFENGWSYLMFLNQEKIKQTTIYNNQKLNSNGTKHYGYIDVSNETTKINMGYTDVSKNNYAGLAFDATPEGGKSLSKDFFINYTHYFLEDKSLKANLSVDVNDRSYDETETNARGIAIVPLITFPFGIPSGPKSYSEDLRFIKTNAYLSKSVDIEDNSFITAINVKNKTYDVQNRQSNTNSAIGRFSAFDEETISSLLFQDSYKLRNDLILVANTKLDYYDRNAYLKDSSETLLRVGAIYTPTENWGFKSFYTQTALTPSFYNVDYADKSKPKLKSQQYRFYTLEGVYTEGDSKFGITYDHVNIDDFIYLTPVGFINIDHTITTNGILFDYEYSFTDRDKIHLNYYTSSLSETINNSTKGGYIKYMGGYQKFDYFTSVIYRNGYDYKGLNIPDSFDMSLGVTYHATKDLSYSIKANNILDRSTQSLYFTNLGTSFFALDDNDRSVTFSFRWVF
- the gap gene encoding type I glyceraldehyde-3-phosphate dehydrogenase; protein product: MALKIAINGFGRIGRCVARIIDSRDDVELVCVNDTADRSMTKQLLKYDSVHGIFPGTVELLENDYMQMGKAKVKMFSTRDPKALNFADYGVDVVLECTGALLTQKDTQVFIDNGIKRVVMSAPAKDDTPTFVIGVNEHTYAGEAIVSNASCTTNCLGPVAKILDDAFGIDKGLMTTVHSYTNDQNILDVKHSKDLRRARAAAINMIPTTTGAAKAIGLVLPHLKGRLHGQSIRVPTPNVSMVDLNVVVKKATTKEEVNALFAQNATGALKGILEVDVEQRVSQDFVTSSWSSIVALDLTQVIGGDMIKVMAWYDNEWGYSTRLVDMALHVSK
- a CDS encoding cytochrome-c peroxidase — its product is MQISKALSLCALSTTVLFGANGLIDKVKQNGIEAIPASQLEILKLIDDPKDPITEAKVELGKKLYFDPRMSKSSIISCNTCHNLATGGTDGISAAIGHGWTANPHHLNSPTVYNSAFFKAQFWDGRSPHLADQAQGPVQAGPEMAAPPKLVEERINSIPEYVELFKGAYGDTVKISFEKITSTIAIFEKTLVTPSRFDDFINGNDNALSKAEKEGLEVFIDKGCASCHNGIALGGTMQPFQVAGKYKFAQVGDFKGDKNGMVKTPTLRNITETAPYFHNGAIWTLKDAVKEMGSTQLGINISDADSTKIETFLKALKGRKPEIVYPQLPESSEKTPKPDAKL